A window of Paenibacillus sp. 19GGS1-52 contains these coding sequences:
- a CDS encoding alkaline phosphatase family protein: MTCFWNHTLGNELDVLDYGFDSGLLKAETIWESYARAGKKSIIFNYPTSWPPQVKDAIYVDGTSIYTNLRGYIDYEKIYEGKTGNFELIEIPHVLDNTGANCRFEGKETSQKAEISKDTYEGFGYTQPGLVTTTQDGELSADVPTADQIKTPIQPASGWSFAPENAREFLVPVNNGQALRYGLLVADNGNEYNRIQIYASKEAEVPLGEATAGEWSDRIYDNYTIDGLSIPVAYKIRVLQLDPAGNSFTFYSSYVLDLKTGKYFYPQSIGEELYSKVGPMLQPSNYSRLNPLADEVLLESIEEMYRWHVEAINYLLDHKEWDLFYTHMHGIDMFMHFYLDHTLEAASPEFERYQDIIYRIYEISDRFIGALLDRLDDNTTIFIVSDHGGVAKNPETDHPLIGDMWGINVGILGELGYTQVKQNNGNLEIDWSRTTAVAQRATFIYLNVLGRDPQGIVDPADYDKTVERIIDDLYNYRDPKTGRRVISFALNRNDMEVVGLGGENSGDIFYILEPDFTRCHGNGLSNHSQQGYSMKALFIALGAGVKAGEVINRTVKVVDIVPTICHLSDSPVPNHAEGGVLYQILA, translated from the coding sequence ATTACATGCTTTTGGAATCATACCTTAGGCAATGAGCTGGATGTATTGGATTATGGTTTTGATTCGGGGCTATTAAAAGCTGAGACTATTTGGGAATCGTATGCGAGAGCAGGCAAGAAAAGCATTATATTTAATTACCCGACATCTTGGCCTCCGCAGGTAAAGGATGCGATCTATGTCGATGGTACGAGCATTTACACGAACCTGCGTGGATACATTGATTATGAGAAGATTTATGAAGGCAAAACCGGCAATTTTGAACTTATTGAGATCCCGCATGTACTTGACAACACTGGTGCGAATTGCCGCTTTGAAGGTAAGGAGACTTCGCAAAAGGCTGAGATTAGCAAGGATACTTATGAGGGCTTTGGTTATACTCAGCCGGGACTTGTAACTACCACTCAGGATGGAGAGTTATCAGCCGATGTGCCAACTGCCGACCAAATCAAGACTCCGATTCAACCCGCGTCTGGTTGGAGCTTCGCTCCCGAGAATGCCCGTGAGTTCTTAGTACCGGTGAACAACGGCCAGGCCTTGCGCTACGGATTACTGGTGGCGGATAACGGAAACGAATACAACAGAATTCAGATCTATGCCTCCAAGGAAGCGGAAGTGCCACTCGGTGAAGCTACAGCCGGGGAATGGAGCGACAGGATATATGACAACTATACGATCGACGGGCTTAGCATTCCAGTAGCCTACAAAATTCGGGTGCTGCAGCTAGACCCGGCGGGAAACAGCTTCACCTTCTACTCTTCGTATGTACTGGATCTTAAGACTGGAAAGTACTTCTACCCGCAAAGCATCGGTGAGGAACTATACAGTAAGGTAGGGCCCATGCTGCAGCCCTCCAACTACAGCCGATTGAATCCGCTGGCAGATGAAGTGTTGCTTGAATCCATTGAAGAAATGTACCGCTGGCATGTGGAGGCGATTAATTATCTGCTGGACCATAAAGAATGGGATTTGTTCTATACCCACATGCATGGCATTGATATGTTTATGCATTTCTATCTGGATCACACACTGGAGGCTGCGTCACCTGAGTTTGAAAGATATCAGGATATCATCTACCGAATATATGAAATCAGCGACCGTTTTATCGGGGCTCTGTTGGATCGACTGGATGACAATACTACAATCTTTATCGTCTCTGATCATGGCGGAGTGGCCAAGAATCCAGAAACAGATCATCCGTTGATCGGAGATATGTGGGGTATCAATGTAGGTATTCTTGGCGAGTTGGGTTATACGCAGGTTAAGCAGAATAACGGAAACCTCGAAATTGATTGGAGTCGAACTACCGCTGTTGCCCAGCGGGCTACCTTCATTTATCTGAATGTGTTGGGTCGTGATCCCCAAGGGATTGTCGATCCTGCAGATTATGACAAGACGGTTGAGAGAATCATTGATGATTTATACAATTATCGTGATCCCAAGACGGGTAGAAGAGTTATCAGCTTCGCCTTGAACCGGAATGATATGGAGGTAGTTGGGCTTGGCGGTGAGAACAGCGGCGATATATTCTATATTCTGGAGCCCGATTTTACTCGTTGCCATGGCAATGGTCTTAGTAACCACTCGCAGCAAGGCTATTCAATGAAAGCATTGTTTATAGCCCTAGGGGCAGGCGTGAAGGCTGGTGAGGTCATCAATCGTACAGTCAAGGTAGTGGATATTGTACCGACCATTTGTCATTTGAGTGATTCGCCAGTGCCGAACCACGCGGAAGGCGGGGTACTTTATCAGATATTGGCTTAA
- a CDS encoding LysR family transcriptional regulator, which translates to MRLEQLYHIVAIAQTGSISLAAERSYISQPALSSSVSKLELELGIPLFKRSNQGVQLTEIGEAVILKAMEAIDLLEDIKAIAEESTHALTGSIHLAVEPFISNTIMVNILTTFKHRHPNVNVLMKVGESNNNLRDIAAGKADFGVLMKTCELPEEKDLCLKELFKDQLVLLVSHNSQLAGQPSVTLAEALAQPLVLYNTEFSTDCGISELLKKHGDFKVAYRLDSFPMLEEVISLNLCAAFAPKFMSDYFRNKGSIVPLDISDAQLDVSIALAWTKRHHLSLIEKELMETIKSLSSTCEFK; encoded by the coding sequence ATGCGACTGGAGCAACTCTATCATATTGTGGCCATCGCACAGACCGGCTCAATTTCACTGGCTGCCGAGCGCTCCTACATTTCTCAGCCTGCGCTCAGTTCTTCCGTCTCCAAGCTGGAGCTGGAGCTGGGCATTCCACTCTTCAAACGGAGCAATCAGGGTGTGCAGCTAACGGAGATTGGCGAGGCTGTTATCCTAAAGGCCATGGAGGCTATTGATCTGCTGGAGGATATTAAAGCTATTGCTGAAGAAAGTACCCATGCCCTAACCGGAAGCATTCATTTGGCAGTGGAGCCGTTCATTAGCAATACTATAATGGTGAATATTCTGACCACGTTTAAGCATAGGCATCCTAACGTGAATGTGTTGATGAAGGTAGGGGAGTCGAATAATAACTTGCGAGATATTGCTGCAGGCAAGGCAGATTTCGGCGTGCTTATGAAGACCTGCGAGCTGCCAGAAGAGAAGGACCTCTGTTTAAAGGAACTCTTTAAAGACCAACTGGTATTGCTCGTGAGCCATAACTCCCAACTGGCAGGGCAGCCTTCTGTGACGCTTGCCGAAGCGCTTGCCCAGCCCCTAGTACTGTATAATACTGAATTTTCCACCGACTGCGGCATTTCCGAGCTGCTGAAGAAACATGGCGACTTCAAAGTTGCTTATCGTCTGGACAGTTTTCCCATGCTGGAGGAGGTCATCTCGCTGAATTTATGCGCCGCCTTTGCGCCTAAGTTCATGAGCGATTATTTCCGGAACAAGGGCAGTATCGTACCGCTGGATATCTCTGATGCGCAGTTGGATGTTTCCATTGCTCTGGCGTGGACGAAGAGACATCATCTCTCGCTGATTGAAAAAGAATTGATGGAGACGATCAAATCATTATCCTCCACATGTGAATTCAAATAA
- a CDS encoding ABC transporter permease subunit gives MLGREWGKERLTMPSNTQEAVSHEPLEQRKVSVKAKPTASKEWIYRSISVGSLLIAFVLWWLVSEEKWVNSLFLPSPHVVWTAFTDIVHEGYKGQSLLIHIATSMRRLFLALALAFVTAVPLGILCGRYRWLRAIFDPFIEFYRPLPPLAYYTLLILWFGITDVSKVILLFLGAFAPLFITAVFSVQRLSKDRINGAKSLGASGWRMYVFVIFPSVLPELLTGLRTAVGVSYATLVAAEMVAAVSGVGWMVLDASKFLRSDIMYLGIIIMALIAIAIDLIIRSLIRRVSPWVEQ, from the coding sequence ATGTTGGGACGGGAATGGGGAAAGGAACGACTAACGATGCCAAGCAATACTCAGGAGGCCGTATCTCATGAGCCCTTAGAACAAAGAAAAGTCTCCGTAAAAGCAAAGCCGACAGCATCCAAGGAATGGATCTACCGTAGCATTTCTGTGGGATCACTGCTAATCGCCTTTGTACTATGGTGGCTTGTAAGTGAAGAGAAATGGGTCAATTCGTTGTTCCTGCCATCACCGCATGTAGTCTGGACGGCATTTACGGATATTGTTCATGAAGGGTACAAGGGCCAGAGTCTGCTGATTCACATTGCGACAAGCATGAGAAGGCTGTTTCTGGCGCTGGCGCTCGCCTTTGTAACAGCAGTTCCGCTGGGCATTCTATGCGGGCGTTACCGCTGGCTGCGTGCCATCTTCGACCCATTTATTGAATTTTACCGTCCACTACCTCCGCTTGCCTACTACACCTTGCTTATCCTATGGTTTGGGATTACCGACGTGTCCAAGGTAATTCTATTATTTCTAGGCGCATTTGCCCCGCTTTTTATAACTGCGGTATTCAGCGTTCAAAGGCTGAGTAAAGATCGGATTAACGGTGCGAAATCGCTTGGGGCGAGTGGTTGGAGAATGTATGTTTTCGTTATTTTCCCATCCGTGCTGCCCGAGCTGCTGACTGGACTTCGTACCGCCGTTGGTGTGAGTTATGCCACGCTCGTAGCTGCCGAAATGGTTGCTGCAGTATCAGGTGTCGGCTGGATGGTGCTGGACGCGAGCAAATTCCTAAGGAGCGATATTATGTATCTGGGCATTATTATTATGGCGCTGATCGCTATTGCTATTGACCTCATTATACGCAGTTTAATTCGACGGGTATCACCATGGGTGGAGCAATAA
- a CDS encoding aliphatic sulfonate ABC transporter substrate-binding protein: MRNYRKGLRFGALMSTIVLLLVVTACGNSNSNNSVNSAAESSAAPTTEVAASTAPTAAPEELPKEIRIGYQVSPNGELLAKALGLLEKKYPDVKISWLKFDSGRDVNVAIASGGIDFGLLGTPPGASGVAQGLPDQIYYIHDVIGKSETLVVKQTSGINTLQDLAGHKIATTFGSTSHFSLLSALKQENIDPSTITILDMQAPDIVAAWQRGDIDGAYTWQPSQSKLVEDGGKVIISSADVAAKGGITGEFGVVHNDFIAKYPNVVKGYISVLDEAVKYYRDHASEAAAALSEELGLTPEATLQAMNEIIVLDASQQTSAEYMGTPEQPGAFGQLLKDTGDFLVEQKSITDSPDLSVYQKALRSDLYPVN, translated from the coding sequence ATGAGGAATTATCGCAAAGGATTAAGATTTGGAGCATTGATGAGCACCATTGTGTTGCTGCTGGTAGTAACGGCTTGCGGAAATAGCAACAGTAATAATAGCGTGAACAGCGCTGCTGAATCCTCAGCGGCTCCAACGACAGAAGTGGCGGCGTCTACGGCTCCAACCGCGGCTCCTGAAGAGCTGCCGAAAGAAATTCGCATTGGCTATCAGGTATCTCCGAACGGAGAACTGTTGGCCAAAGCACTGGGTCTGCTGGAGAAGAAATACCCCGATGTAAAGATTTCTTGGTTGAAATTTGATTCCGGTCGGGATGTTAACGTAGCTATTGCCAGCGGGGGCATTGATTTTGGTCTGCTGGGTACACCTCCGGGAGCTTCCGGTGTTGCACAAGGGTTGCCGGACCAGATCTATTATATTCATGATGTTATTGGCAAAAGTGAAACTTTGGTCGTTAAGCAGACTTCTGGTATTAATACTCTGCAGGATTTGGCCGGACATAAAATTGCTACGACCTTTGGCTCCACCTCACATTTCAGTCTGCTGTCGGCGCTGAAGCAGGAGAATATTGATCCTTCTACGATCACTATTCTCGATATGCAGGCTCCCGATATTGTAGCGGCTTGGCAAAGAGGAGATATTGATGGCGCTTATACTTGGCAGCCTAGCCAGTCCAAGCTAGTGGAGGATGGCGGTAAGGTTATCATCAGCTCTGCTGATGTGGCGGCAAAGGGCGGCATTACCGGTGAGTTTGGAGTCGTTCACAATGATTTCATTGCAAAATATCCGAACGTTGTAAAAGGGTATATCTCCGTGCTGGACGAAGCGGTGAAATATTACCGTGATCATGCGTCAGAAGCTGCTGCAGCCTTGTCGGAAGAACTGGGTCTGACGCCGGAAGCCACCCTCCAAGCGATGAACGAAATCATAGTGCTGGACGCTTCACAGCAAACATCGGCAGAATATATGGGCACGCCGGAACAACCTGGGGCTTTTGGACAGCTGCTGAAGGATACTGGAGATTTCCTGGTCGAACAGAAATCTATCACGGATTCACCTGATCTGAGCGTTTACCAAAAAGCGCTTCGCAGTGATCTTTATCCGGTTAACTAA
- a CDS encoding ABC transporter ATP-binding protein: MILEGNVNGQGLLGAGVYEENRDIKSACGLDSTLAAPDILLNRDHGICLEGIGLSYGGGEVGDQALYGVDLRLDPAEFVVILGPSGCGKTSLLNIIAGYLRPTQGSITINGKRHTKPDAEVGVVFQQPNLFPWLSLARNIEFGLRMKKMPKAERRERVAYFLDLMGLSSSGALLPHQLSGGMKQRAAIARTLATEPEIVLLDEPFSALDALTRENMQVHLRAIWRKTGKCLFFITHDVDESLLLASRIIVMHPGPGRIVEDFRNPLAASGIERPFDEIRASREYKELRQFLVSRIGSHQG; encoded by the coding sequence ATGATCTTAGAGGGCAATGTCAACGGGCAAGGTTTGTTGGGTGCAGGAGTTTACGAGGAGAATAGGGACATCAAGAGTGCTTGCGGTCTGGATTCAACCCTAGCTGCGCCAGATATATTGCTCAATAGGGATCATGGCATTTGCTTGGAAGGAATCGGCCTTTCTTATGGAGGTGGGGAGGTCGGGGATCAGGCGTTATACGGAGTAGATTTAAGGCTTGATCCAGCGGAGTTCGTTGTTATATTAGGACCTTCTGGATGCGGTAAAACCTCTCTGCTGAACATTATTGCCGGTTATTTGCGGCCGACGCAGGGGAGTATCACTATTAATGGCAAGCGGCATACCAAGCCTGATGCGGAAGTAGGAGTGGTCTTCCAACAGCCCAACCTTTTTCCGTGGCTGTCCTTGGCCCGCAATATTGAGTTTGGGCTGCGAATGAAGAAGATGCCTAAGGCTGAGCGTCGGGAGCGGGTTGCCTATTTTCTTGACCTGATGGGGCTAAGTTCTTCCGGAGCTTTGCTGCCGCATCAGCTGTCAGGCGGGATGAAGCAGCGTGCAGCAATTGCCAGAACCTTGGCTACAGAACCGGAAATTGTACTGCTGGATGAGCCATTTAGTGCGCTTGATGCATTGACCCGTGAGAATATGCAGGTTCATCTGCGTGCAATCTGGCGGAAGACAGGGAAATGCCTGTTCTTTATTACGCATGATGTGGATGAGTCTCTGCTCCTCGCTAGTCGAATTATTGTTATGCATCCCGGCCCAGGAAGAATCGTGGAAGACTTCCGTAATCCGCTTGCCGCCAGCGGGATAGAACGTCCCTTTGATGAGATCCGGGCGAGCCGTGAATATAAGGAGCTACGCCAGTTTCTAGTCTCACGGATTGGCTCACATCAAGGATAA
- a CDS encoding glycosyltransferase family 4 protein → MREKLLFISAENPFPQDSGGKLRTGNILNIVLAKYDVDLLTYRNSRISPTVDTADSALTIHEVDCTVSYRKAMLRSLYKRRNCSYMSHVDLDMSSKIRELCNQTDYRHVFISHSLLGYCIDIVTRILPEAMIISDAHNFESGLSLQLAEKKKGLAKVYFTMNAWWTKQDELKLLKRTDLLLTTSEQDGLSFKELSPQNADKVHVIPNFIRMDNYRYDKCATKEEWIILPGNMNYFPNVNAATYFYEEIYPLIKAQIPGIKWYIVGRDVHPDVAALAEKDNSIVITGYVDSVADYIRRAKVVIAPLREGSGTRLKILEAWALKTPVVSSTKGAEGLIYNHTGDIFIADDPRSFAESVVTLMQDHDRGVVMADRAHQTMLAHYEAESVRDKLLSLV, encoded by the coding sequence ATGAGAGAGAAATTACTATTTATATCCGCTGAGAATCCTTTTCCACAGGATAGTGGCGGCAAATTAAGAACAGGGAATATTCTCAATATTGTACTTGCCAAATATGATGTAGATCTCTTAACCTATCGCAATAGCAGAATATCACCAACTGTGGACACAGCAGACAGCGCTCTTACCATACACGAAGTGGATTGTACCGTAAGCTATCGCAAAGCCATGCTGCGTTCACTGTACAAAAGGCGTAATTGCTCCTATATGAGTCATGTGGATTTAGATATGAGTAGCAAGATAAGGGAGCTTTGCAATCAAACTGATTATCGTCATGTGTTTATATCCCATAGTCTGCTGGGGTACTGCATTGATATTGTGACAAGAATTCTTCCGGAGGCCATGATCATATCAGATGCGCATAACTTCGAGAGTGGCTTATCCTTGCAACTGGCCGAGAAGAAGAAGGGTCTCGCCAAGGTTTATTTTACGATGAATGCCTGGTGGACCAAACAGGATGAACTGAAGCTTTTGAAGAGAACGGATCTGTTGCTGACAACCTCTGAGCAGGATGGCCTTTCTTTTAAGGAATTATCACCCCAAAATGCTGACAAAGTGCATGTGATTCCAAATTTTATCCGTATGGACAATTATAGATATGACAAATGCGCAACAAAGGAGGAATGGATCATTCTTCCGGGTAATATGAACTATTTTCCAAACGTCAATGCAGCGACTTATTTCTATGAGGAGATATACCCACTTATCAAAGCCCAAATTCCGGGAATTAAGTGGTATATCGTAGGGCGGGATGTGCATCCTGATGTGGCTGCGCTGGCGGAAAAAGACAATTCGATCGTTATCACGGGTTATGTGGATAGTGTAGCCGATTACATTCGCCGGGCCAAGGTTGTCATTGCCCCATTACGGGAAGGCAGCGGAACGCGCCTGAAGATATTGGAGGCGTGGGCCTTGAAAACACCGGTGGTATCAAGCACCAAAGGGGCCGAAGGCCTGATCTATAACCATACGGGTGATATTTTTATCGCTGATGATCCCCGGAGCTTTGCTGAAAGTGTGGTTACTTTAATGCAGGATCATGATCGAGGGGTTGTGATGGCCGACCGTGCGCATCAGACGATGCTGGCACATTATGAGGCTGAAAGCGTGCGGGATAAGCTGCTGAGTCTGGTATAG
- a CDS encoding glycosyltransferase has translation MRERMLFLSAKNHQTQDLEGDIRTGRFLKILQEKYEIDHLFYRNSSRELSVTGGSQFIAYKERGALTSRRTKLRSLYKLRDYAYRSSTGKNMRDNLTDLCRSNTYSHVFISHSLLQNCIDIIRHLLPEATIITDAYRFKGGMSIGEAVGKRILITPYQKLNAALVRRDERNLLNKTGLLLATSEWDALSFKSLSFADASKVHVVPHFIDMHQYEYTEPVLKENSIVLYWDMNTSPGKQVALLFFHKIYSRIKAKVPDVRCYIVCREVPPEVAELGKEDNSINITGPLDNAAEYIRKAKAVIAPLLDNCGARMSVLESWALRTPVVSSTKGSEGLNCEHNRNILLASTAKDAVDNIVSLLQDSGLGGLIADRAHQTLLKHYEANSVRAKILSLV, from the coding sequence ATGCGGGAAAGAATGCTGTTCCTATCAGCTAAGAATCATCAAACACAAGACCTTGAAGGAGATATAAGGACAGGAAGATTTCTTAAGATTTTGCAGGAAAAGTATGAAATTGATCATCTGTTCTACAGGAATTCAAGTAGAGAATTGTCTGTGACTGGCGGGTCTCAATTTATCGCATATAAGGAAAGAGGAGCTCTCACTAGCCGGAGAACAAAGCTGCGTTCCCTATACAAACTGCGGGATTACGCCTATCGGAGCAGTACTGGGAAGAATATGAGGGACAACCTAACAGATTTGTGCCGCTCAAATACATATAGCCATGTCTTTATATCGCATAGTCTGCTCCAAAACTGTATTGATATTATCAGGCATCTGCTCCCTGAGGCAACAATTATCACGGATGCATACCGTTTCAAGGGCGGAATGTCCATTGGAGAAGCCGTTGGGAAGCGTATCTTAATCACCCCCTACCAGAAGCTGAATGCTGCTCTGGTCCGTCGGGACGAGCGAAATCTATTGAACAAAACTGGCTTGCTGCTGGCAACCTCGGAATGGGATGCACTCTCATTTAAGTCCTTGTCATTTGCAGATGCCAGTAAAGTGCATGTGGTGCCGCATTTCATTGATATGCATCAATACGAATATACAGAGCCTGTGCTCAAGGAGAATTCGATTGTTCTATACTGGGATATGAATACGAGCCCGGGTAAGCAAGTCGCCTTATTATTTTTCCATAAGATTTATTCGCGGATTAAGGCAAAGGTACCTGATGTACGCTGTTATATAGTCTGCCGTGAAGTACCTCCTGAGGTAGCAGAACTGGGTAAAGAAGATAATTCAATTAATATCACTGGGCCTTTGGACAATGCTGCTGAATACATACGCAAGGCAAAGGCGGTTATTGCTCCGTTGCTGGATAACTGTGGAGCCCGAATGAGTGTGCTGGAATCCTGGGCCCTCAGAACACCAGTAGTTTCCAGCACTAAAGGTTCGGAAGGGTTAAACTGCGAGCATAACCGAAATATATTACTAGCTAGCACAGCGAAGGATGCCGTAGACAATATTGTGAGTCTGCTGCAGGACTCGGGGCTGGGTGGCCTAATTGCGGATCGGGCGCATCAAACGTTGCTAAAGCATTACGAGGCGAACAGTGTTCGGGCCAAAATTCTCAGTCTGGTATAA
- a CDS encoding SPOR domain-containing protein encodes MNNARMTFRFDDKQDKLKPKAEDRSGSGRSLGTATDYISESLQQESGLLEPTGPVDSAFRFAQEEPVDDAETYYSTPADLRKPYFEVNNHLPLVPTELEVDRYITQPLGNDRFSQQHEDNLPREDGYGGSYHSRRPSYWWKFALSVAGAVVTGVLLGYVALSFFNGGSTGTGSASTTGSTAVLEQAVGNTDSAKAGASGAAGTESAGMNRLAVQVAAQSYYLLQYGVFSTSAGAEQAQQELLDAGLAAALDPADGNRVYAGLSPDREQAKLLSSGLKNQGIELYVREVTLPAAEQLAFGGNAEAVNNYFSISGQLLAELASQSASLLSTAPANAAADTSHVSDLHMQWTEAAKTFEQGLSPAAQRICAELEKSMSQGISALNEYNKNMAKGLLWEVQESMMSFLTGQRQLLSTLG; translated from the coding sequence TTGAATAACGCAAGAATGACATTTCGATTTGATGACAAGCAGGATAAGCTCAAGCCTAAAGCAGAGGATCGTAGTGGGTCAGGCAGGAGTCTGGGAACAGCAACTGATTACATCTCGGAAAGCCTACAGCAGGAATCCGGATTGCTTGAGCCTACTGGGCCTGTAGATTCAGCTTTTCGATTTGCTCAAGAAGAGCCTGTGGATGATGCTGAGACCTATTATTCAACACCTGCTGATCTCCGCAAGCCATACTTTGAGGTGAATAACCATCTTCCACTGGTACCAACAGAGTTGGAAGTTGACAGATATATTACTCAGCCGCTTGGTAATGACAGATTCTCGCAACAGCACGAGGATAATCTACCACGCGAAGATGGTTATGGAGGTTCCTATCATAGTCGCCGTCCCTCCTATTGGTGGAAGTTTGCCCTTTCTGTTGCAGGGGCTGTTGTAACTGGAGTGTTGCTTGGTTATGTGGCGTTGTCTTTTTTTAACGGAGGGAGTACGGGAACGGGGTCCGCGTCAACAACAGGTTCCACCGCTGTTCTGGAGCAGGCTGTGGGAAATACTGATTCGGCAAAAGCGGGGGCTTCCGGTGCTGCCGGTACTGAGTCCGCAGGAATGAATCGTCTCGCAGTGCAGGTGGCAGCGCAGAGCTATTACCTGCTGCAATACGGGGTATTCAGCACATCAGCAGGAGCGGAGCAGGCGCAGCAGGAGTTGCTTGATGCTGGACTGGCTGCTGCCCTGGATCCTGCAGATGGAAATCGCGTCTACGCTGGCCTGTCACCGGACCGTGAGCAGGCCAAGCTGCTGAGCAGCGGCCTGAAGAATCAGGGGATTGAGCTATATGTGAGAGAGGTTACATTACCGGCCGCAGAGCAGTTGGCTTTTGGTGGAAACGCAGAAGCTGTGAATAATTATTTCTCTATCAGCGGGCAGTTGCTTGCTGAGCTTGCCAGCCAGTCCGCTTCGTTGCTCAGTACAGCTCCAGCAAATGCTGCTGCCGATACTTCTCACGTCAGTGATCTTCATATGCAGTGGACGGAGGCAGCTAAGACATTTGAGCAGGGCTTATCCCCTGCGGCGCAGCGAATTTGCGCAGAGTTGGAGAAGTCTATGAGCCAAGGAATCTCAGCGCTGAATGAATATAATAAGAATATGGCAAAGGGTCTTCTCTGGGAAGTGCAGGAGTCGATGATGAGCTTCCTTACCGGCCAGAGACAATTGCTGTCCACCTTAGGCTGA
- a CDS encoding DUF4321 domain-containing protein: MKKKNVGTLLLFLILGWLAGAWIAKLLQPVKALSFLTTSTVLKWSPQADLDIITYDITIHLKLCMLSLAGIITAVWLYRRL, translated from the coding sequence ATGAAGAAGAAAAATGTAGGAACACTGCTGTTATTTCTAATTCTGGGCTGGTTAGCCGGAGCGTGGATTGCCAAGTTGCTGCAGCCTGTAAAGGCTCTGTCTTTTCTCACAACATCAACCGTTCTAAAGTGGTCTCCGCAAGCCGATTTGGACATCATAACCTATGACATCACTATTCATTTGAAATTGTGCATGCTTAGTCTAGCTGGTATTATTACTGCCGTATGGCTATACCGGAGACTATAA
- a CDS encoding Maf family protein gives MDVIILASGSPRRRELLSLLGLPFEVITSEADESTPPDWTPEQIVCNLALRKAEAVIPAVGERNAVIIGSDTIVVLDDTVLGKPVNELDSKAMLTALQGRKHRVYTGVACIGLPDGKTLVDHRVTSVTMRAMSDNEIAAYIATGEPADKAGSYAIQGLGATLVERIAGCYFNVVGLPLSLLGGMLSGFGITVLNQQGE, from the coding sequence GTGGATGTCATTATTCTCGCCTCAGGTTCACCGCGTCGTCGGGAACTGTTATCTTTGCTCGGTCTGCCCTTCGAGGTTATAACCAGTGAAGCTGATGAGAGCACACCACCAGATTGGACGCCGGAACAGATTGTATGCAATCTGGCCTTGCGTAAAGCAGAGGCGGTAATACCAGCTGTCGGTGAGCGCAATGCAGTTATCATCGGGAGTGACACAATCGTCGTTCTGGATGATACTGTACTTGGCAAACCGGTGAATGAGCTGGACAGCAAAGCTATGCTTACTGCTCTTCAAGGCCGGAAACATAGGGTGTACACTGGTGTAGCCTGTATTGGACTGCCAGATGGTAAGACATTGGTGGATCACCGGGTAACCTCCGTAACCATGAGAGCCATGAGCGATAACGAGATCGCTGCCTACATAGCTACCGGAGAGCCCGCTGACAAGGCTGGCTCCTATGCGATACAAGGGCTTGGTGCCACCTTGGTAGAAAGAATCGCTGGCTGTTATTTTAACGTGGTCGGGCTACCATTATCACTGCTTGGCGGAATGTTGTCCGGATTTGGCATAACTGTGCTGAATCAGCAGGGAGAGTAA
- the radC gene encoding DNA repair protein RadC, giving the protein MESQSIMLRDLPHEERPRERMMHYGAESLSQAELLAILLRTGTRRESAIHIAQRILNQIGSLRQLADLSIEELMTIKGIGPAKAVQLKAGIELGRRMANSRLNEPVTIRSPQDAAELLTEQLRYLQKEHFVCLFLNTKNHVVAQETLSMGSLNASIVHPREVFRAAIKCSSASIICAHNHPSGDPTPSPEDISLTKRLLQAGEIVGIDVLDHLIIGDSSFVSLKEKGFM; this is encoded by the coding sequence ATGGAGTCGCAATCGATTATGCTGCGAGACCTCCCCCATGAAGAACGACCTAGAGAGCGCATGATGCATTATGGGGCAGAATCATTAAGTCAAGCAGAGCTTCTTGCTATTCTGCTGCGTACGGGAACACGCCGGGAATCGGCTATTCATATTGCACAGCGAATACTTAACCAAATAGGCAGTCTTCGCCAACTGGCAGACCTTAGCATCGAAGAACTAATGACAATCAAAGGCATCGGCCCTGCCAAGGCGGTGCAACTAAAAGCTGGCATCGAACTGGGAAGGCGCATGGCGAACTCCAGGTTGAATGAACCGGTGACCATACGTAGTCCTCAGGACGCGGCGGAGCTCCTAACCGAGCAACTGCGTTATTTGCAGAAAGAGCATTTCGTCTGCCTGTTCCTAAATACGAAGAATCATGTTGTTGCACAGGAGACGTTATCCATGGGCAGTCTCAACGCCTCAATTGTTCATCCCCGTGAGGTATTTCGGGCAGCCATCAAATGCAGCAGTGCATCTATTATATGCGCACACAATCATCCCAGTGGTGATCCGACGCCGAGTCCAGAAGATATTTCCCTGACTAAGAGATTGCTTCAGGCAGGCGAAATTGTTGGAATCGACGTACTGGATCATCTAATTATCGGAGATAGCAGTTTTGTGAGTTTGAAGGAAAAAGGCTTTATGTAA